The region TCTCGTCCGAAAATTGGCGGAAAGTCTTAAAAGTTTTTATCTTTAAGGAAACACCGAGATATTCCGCATAAAGCTTAGCTAGCTCCATATCGAACCCCGGGAAACCCTCTTTAGGATCCTGGATATAAAAAGGTTCGTAAACTCGATTCACACCGACTACGAGTTCCTTCTTGGAAAGAATTTGATCCAATCGCGAGGCGGGAAGTTTTACCTGGGCATGGATCGCCTGGGTTAGGAAGAATAAAAACGCGGATAGGAAAAGCCGCCGCAATCCCTTCGGTTTCGTCATGGTACCTAGGTTATCGACATCCTTCGCAGTTTAAAGGAGTTTTTCGTTTAATCTAGGATTTGAAATTCGGTCCTGCGATTTTTTCCATCCGTCTCCGGATTCTTTTCGGGAAAAAGAGGCTCCGAGCTCCCTTTTCCATCCGTGGAAAGTCTCGACGGTTCGATCCCTTTTTTCAAAAGATATTCGCGGACCGATTCCGATCTTTGGCGACTTAATATTAAATTGTCCTGAGGATCTCCGTGCAAATCCGTATGCCCTGTGATTTTCAATTTCAGACCGGCATTCTCTTTCAAAAATTCCGCCAAGCGATCCAAAATCGGATAGGACTCCTCTTCTATTTGGGAGGATGCAGTTCGGAAATGAATGCTCTCCAAGGATACCTTTCGATTTTCCTTCAATTGATCCCATTCATTGGAAAGGGAAAATTCGAAGATATCGTAATTCCCGCCTTCGGTTTCCAATCTGCAGAAATAAGCGTTCTTAGTTCCAGGCACTTCAGTGAAGAACGCCTCGTCGCCCTTTGAATTTATCGCGGGTCCTAAATTCTCCGGATCGGAAAAACTCCCATCCTTTTTGATTTCCGACCTATAAAGATCCAGACCGCCATAGCCTCCGGGACGATTCGAGGAGAAGTAGATGTATTTTCCATCCCTGCTGATCGTCGCCGCAATCTCAGCATGTTCGGTATTGATCGGTTTAGGAAGGCGGCTCGCTTTAGTCCAAGCCCCGTCCTTGTATTGGGACAAAAAGATATCGGATTCGGAAACTTTTCCGAACGGATAACGAGTGAAGAATAGAAAATTTCCGAAAAGAAAGGGATTCTCCTCAATCAAAGGAGTATTCACTTCTTCGGGTAATCGGACCGGATAACTCCAGGATCCGTCTTCATAATTAGAAAAATATAAATCTCTCGAAACTCCTATCTTTCCCGTAGAAAGCTGGAACTCTATACTACCGTCCCTATTAGAAGAGAAAATAAGCGCCTTTTCGGCTCCTGCAACAAAAGGACTCTGATCGTCGAACGGTGAGTTTAAATCGGAGATCTCTTCTCCTTTACCCCACGAGTCCCCATTCTTCTCGGAGCGAAATAAATCCGAATAGTTAGAATTTCTTCTCTTAGAATAATAATACAAAGTCTTTCCGTCTTCGGTAAGACTGATCCCGAATTCGTTCAAAGAAGTATTGATCTCCCCTTTCAGTCTAGCCACTCTTCCGCTCGGTAAAGGTTGGGAAAAGGCGGAGAAGGAATAGAATACGCAAAGGCTCGAAAAGAAAAAAAGAGTACGGAAAAAAGTTCCCATACTCCTACTATCTGCCTTTTGGAAAAAAACCTAAGCCGCTTTTATAAAAAATCAGAGGTAAGCTTTCAGAACTTCGGGAAATTCTATGGTTCCGTCGGACTTCTGGTAAGTTTCCAAAACGGCAGCCATGGTCCTTCCTATTGCTAATCCGGAACCATTCAGTGTATGCACGAGTTGGTTTTTACCTTCCTTGGATTTATAGCGGATTTTTCCTCGTCTCGCTTGGAAATCTTTGAAATTGGAAACGGAGGAAATTTCCATCCAGCGATTCAGTCCCGGCATCCA is a window of Leptospira wolffii serovar Khorat str. Khorat-H2 DNA encoding:
- a CDS encoding OmpA family protein is translated as MGTFFRTLFFFSSLCVFYSFSAFSQPLPSGRVARLKGEINTSLNEFGISLTEDGKTLYYYSKRRNSNYSDLFRSEKNGDSWGKGEEISDLNSPFDDQSPFVAGAEKALIFSSNRDGSIEFQLSTGKIGVSRDLYFSNYEDGSWSYPVRLPEEVNTPLIEENPFLFGNFLFFTRYPFGKVSESDIFLSQYKDGAWTKASRLPKPINTEHAEIAATISRDGKYIYFSSNRPGGYGGLDLYRSEIKKDGSFSDPENLGPAINSKGDEAFFTEVPGTKNAYFCRLETEGGNYDIFEFSLSNEWDQLKENRKVSLESIHFRTASSQIEEESYPILDRLAEFLKENAGLKLKITGHTDLHGDPQDNLILSRQRSESVREYLLKKGIEPSRLSTDGKGSSEPLFPEKNPETDGKNRRTEFQILD